A single genomic interval of Chitinophaga sp. 180180018-3 harbors:
- a CDS encoding PhoH family protein translates to MTESIINLDSINPIEFFGVNNGKLDLLKKKFPLLKILSRGTQLKLSGAPEEVATAEEKIGQIVKYLERNGNLTENYFEQILGDEEGIRIDNFSERNPNEVLVFGPNGRTVRARTANQKKLVAMAEKNDIIFAIGPAGTGKTYTAVALAVRALKNKAVKKIILTRPAVEAGESLGFLPGDLKEKIDPYLRPLYDALDDMIPAEKLSYYMTNRIIEIAPLAYMRGRTLDNSFIILDEAQNATDLQIKMFLTRIGASAQAIITGDLTQIDLPKNQQSGLERATRILRNIDGIGHVELDEEDVVRHRLVKAIIKAYDANKDK, encoded by the coding sequence TTGACTGAATCCATTATCAATTTAGACAGTATTAATCCCATAGAGTTTTTCGGTGTTAATAACGGGAAACTTGATCTGCTGAAAAAGAAATTTCCATTGCTCAAAATCCTGTCCAGGGGCACCCAGTTAAAATTAAGCGGAGCGCCCGAGGAAGTAGCTACAGCAGAGGAGAAAATCGGTCAGATAGTAAAATACCTTGAACGGAATGGAAACCTGACGGAGAATTATTTTGAACAGATCCTGGGAGATGAGGAAGGCATAAGAATCGATAATTTCAGTGAGCGTAATCCCAATGAAGTATTAGTATTTGGTCCAAATGGCCGTACAGTACGGGCTCGCACGGCAAACCAGAAGAAGTTGGTAGCGATGGCAGAGAAGAACGACATCATCTTTGCGATTGGTCCTGCTGGTACTGGTAAAACCTATACGGCTGTTGCATTGGCGGTAAGAGCGCTCAAAAACAAGGCTGTTAAGAAGATTATCCTCACCCGCCCTGCGGTGGAAGCAGGCGAAAGCCTGGGATTTCTGCCCGGAGACCTGAAAGAGAAGATTGACCCTTATCTGCGCCCGCTTTATGATGCTCTGGATGATATGATCCCCGCTGAAAAGCTGAGTTACTACATGACCAACCGTATCATTGAAATTGCGCCGCTGGCATACATGCGTGGACGTACATTGGATAATTCCTTTATTATCCTCGATGAAGCGCAGAATGCTACGGATTTACAGATCAAGATGTTTCTGACCCGTATTGGTGCTTCTGCACAGGCCATCATCACTGGTGACCTTACGCAGATAGATTTACCTAAGAATCAGCAATCCGGTCTGGAAAGAGCAACGCGTATCCTTCGCAACATTGATGGTATAGGGCATGTAGAGCTTGATGAAGAAGATGTGGTAAGACACCGTCTGGTAAAGGCAATCATCAAGGCATACGACGCGAATAAAGACAAGTAG
- a CDS encoding inorganic diphosphatase — protein MMTNPWHSVSPGSEVPHVVNAIIEIPKGCRAKYELDKDSGLLKLDRVLYSSVYYPANYGFIPQSYCDDHDPLDILVISQIECVPMCIIEAKVIGVMQMIDGGEADDKIIAVAANDMSVNHINDISELPPHFIDEMRHFFEEYKKLERKTVVVEEFQNKKKAAEIILKSFEDYKKNFK, from the coding sequence ATGATGACAAATCCCTGGCACAGTGTGAGCCCTGGTTCTGAAGTGCCTCATGTTGTAAATGCCATTATAGAGATTCCAAAGGGATGCCGGGCGAAATACGAATTGGATAAGGATAGCGGTTTACTGAAACTGGACCGGGTTTTATATTCTTCTGTATATTATCCTGCCAACTACGGCTTTATTCCTCAATCATATTGCGATGATCATGATCCGCTGGATATACTCGTTATCTCACAGATCGAGTGTGTACCGATGTGTATCATCGAAGCGAAAGTGATTGGTGTTATGCAAATGATTGATGGCGGCGAGGCGGATGACAAGATCATCGCCGTGGCGGCTAATGATATGAGCGTGAACCATATCAACGACATTTCCGAGCTGCCTCCTCATTTCATCGATGAAATGCGTCATTTCTTTGAAGAATACAAAAAACTGGAAAGGAAAACCGTAGTGGTAGAAGAATTCCAGAATAAGAAGAAAGCAGCAGAAATTATTCTCAAAAGCTTTGAAGATTATAAAAAGAACTTCAAATAA
- a CDS encoding zf-HC2 domain-containing protein gives MLSSKPNNEKVLKIFSSIRCLSKDQLPRYMEGRLTDVERHLVEQHLADCDLCYDALLALEKEGNTERYNDLTGKLQRYVQNSVQPVSHVQKVAQYTRKERNKENMLVYFWIVAFIGLGIGSVYVLRGHMRNQPPAHVVAANVSAKEKDAVQTGNVAETAQVVAPVQGDGHPPPNTTAPGHKPAPGTTQPPVTPPAQRVDSAALKKAAALKAQQRRATADSLRRVALQQKQQDSIKKAAAADKAAKEAAAKEKNNDDKKNDQPTETKSTPKEQAPSVETAKKDAPAPINSDEYLYKAAMVYQQQGNLGEAIDRYKRIESVSSGKYVEMARYQLAVCYRSKGQMGKARRMFREVIRMDGPLKNAAQQALDSL, from the coding sequence ATGTTAAGTAGTAAACCGAATAATGAAAAAGTACTGAAGATCTTTTCCTCCATCCGCTGCCTGAGTAAAGACCAGCTGCCACGGTATATGGAAGGCAGGCTTACTGATGTGGAAAGACACCTGGTAGAACAGCATCTCGCAGATTGTGATTTGTGTTATGACGCCCTGTTGGCATTAGAGAAGGAGGGAAATACGGAGAGATACAATGATCTCACCGGTAAGCTTCAACGCTATGTACAAAACAGCGTACAGCCGGTTTCGCATGTACAGAAAGTAGCTCAGTATACACGGAAAGAAAGGAATAAGGAAAATATGCTCGTGTATTTCTGGATAGTGGCGTTTATAGGATTGGGTATAGGCAGTGTGTATGTATTACGCGGGCATATGCGTAATCAGCCACCGGCACATGTGGTGGCTGCCAACGTATCTGCGAAAGAAAAAGATGCTGTACAAACCGGTAATGTAGCGGAGACCGCGCAGGTAGTAGCACCGGTGCAAGGCGACGGGCATCCACCGCCGAATACAACGGCTCCCGGGCATAAACCTGCGCCTGGTACCACTCAGCCGCCAGTTACGCCTCCGGCGCAACGCGTTGATTCCGCCGCATTAAAAAAGGCAGCAGCGTTGAAAGCACAACAGCGGAGAGCAACGGCCGACAGTCTCCGGCGTGTAGCACTGCAGCAGAAGCAGCAGGATTCCATTAAAAAGGCTGCTGCTGCTGATAAGGCCGCAAAAGAAGCTGCCGCGAAGGAAAAAAATAATGATGACAAGAAAAATGACCAGCCAACTGAAACCAAATCTACTCCTAAAGAACAGGCGCCATCTGTAGAAACAGCTAAAAAGGATGCCCCTGCTCCTATTAACAGCGATGAATACCTGTATAAAGCTGCAATGGTATATCAGCAACAAGGTAACCTCGGTGAGGCGATCGACCGTTACAAACGTATTGAATCTGTCAGCTCCGGCAAATATGTGGAAATGGCGCGCTACCAGCTCGCTGTCTGCTACCGCAGCAAAGGGCAGATGGGCAAAGCAAGACGGATGTTCAGGGAAGTTATTCGAATGGACGGACCACTGAAAAATGCCGCCCAGCAAGCATTAGACAGTTTGTAA
- the thrC gene encoding threonine synthase, producing MQYFSLQNKQHKVNFETAVVQGLAPDRGLYFPENIPVLDKNFITNIHDYTDHEIGLHVIRPFTGDEIPEEALRKIVTDTLHFPFPVQKVTGHTYALELFHGPTLAFKDVGARFMAGCLGYFRRNSSRAVTVLVATSGDTGGAVASGFYNVPGVEVVILYPSGKVSLLQEKQLTTLGGNIHALEIQGTFDDCQQLVKTAFLDQELQAQRPLTSANSINVARWLPQMFYYFLAYKQMKAAHPRLVFSVPSGNFGNICAGMMAAAIGLPVSHFVAATNINDTVPRFMTSGKYEPGTAFPTLSNAMDVADPSNFVRILELFGNSLPALKEKLTAYSFNDKETSRTMEQVWKENHYMLDPHGAVGFMGLQRYLETSPELSGVFLETAHPVKFEDTAPRSIREEIYTPSKVMSLYGKEKQATLLAADYQEFKSWLMQ from the coding sequence ATGCAGTATTTCAGCCTACAGAACAAGCAGCACAAGGTAAATTTTGAAACAGCCGTTGTACAAGGGTTAGCTCCGGACAGAGGTTTATATTTTCCTGAAAATATTCCCGTCCTCGATAAAAATTTTATAACTAACATTCACGACTATACGGATCATGAGATCGGGCTCCATGTAATCCGTCCGTTTACAGGTGATGAAATACCCGAAGAAGCTTTACGCAAAATCGTTACTGATACCCTGCACTTTCCGTTTCCGGTACAAAAAGTGACCGGTCATACTTATGCACTGGAATTATTCCACGGCCCTACGCTTGCTTTTAAAGATGTAGGTGCAAGGTTCATGGCTGGTTGCCTGGGCTATTTCCGCCGCAATAGTTCCCGGGCTGTAACCGTATTGGTAGCTACCTCCGGCGACACAGGCGGAGCAGTGGCCAGCGGTTTCTACAACGTACCGGGGGTGGAAGTAGTGATCCTCTATCCTTCAGGGAAAGTGAGCCTGTTGCAGGAAAAGCAACTGACTACATTGGGCGGAAACATTCATGCATTGGAAATCCAGGGTACCTTTGATGATTGCCAGCAACTGGTAAAAACTGCTTTCCTGGATCAGGAGTTGCAGGCCCAAAGACCGCTGACCAGCGCCAACTCCATCAACGTAGCCCGCTGGTTGCCACAGATGTTCTACTATTTCCTGGCTTATAAGCAGATGAAGGCAGCGCATCCGCGACTGGTATTTTCTGTACCCAGCGGCAACTTCGGTAATATCTGTGCCGGTATGATGGCAGCCGCCATCGGGCTCCCGGTTTCTCATTTTGTGGCAGCTACCAATATCAACGATACCGTTCCCCGCTTCATGACCAGCGGCAAATACGAACCAGGCACCGCCTTCCCTACACTGTCTAACGCCATGGACGTGGCCGATCCCAGCAACTTTGTAAGGATACTGGAACTGTTCGGAAACAGTCTTCCTGCCCTGAAAGAAAAACTGACCGCCTACAGCTTCAACGATAAAGAAACCAGCAGAACCATGGAACAGGTGTGGAAAGAAAACCACTATATGCTGGATCCTCATGGAGCAGTTGGATTTATGGGCCTGCAACGCTACCTCGAAACCTCGCCTGAGCTAAGTGGCGTTTTCCTCGAAACAGCCCACCCGGTGAAGTTCGAAGATACTGCACCCCGTTCGATCCGCGAGGAGATCTATACTCCTTCCAAAGTGATGTCGTTGTACGGAAAAGAGAAACAGGCCACCTTACTGGCGGCTGATTACCAGGAATTCAAAAGCTGGTTAATGCAATAA
- the purE gene encoding 5-(carboxyamino)imidazole ribonucleotide mutase: MKVLIIMGSESDKPVMEESQKHLQYFGIENELVVASAHRNPDKVRELCITAQEKGFGVIIAAAGMAAALPGVVSAYTSLPVLGVPLDGGLPGGIDALYSIVQMPAGLPVGTLAVGKAGARNAAVLAARILALGNKDIASRVEAFKQNGYRI, from the coding sequence ATGAAAGTTTTGATTATCATGGGTTCCGAGAGTGATAAGCCTGTAATGGAAGAATCACAGAAACACCTTCAGTATTTTGGCATTGAGAACGAATTAGTCGTGGCTTCCGCACATCGCAATCCTGATAAGGTAAGAGAATTATGTATAACCGCACAGGAGAAAGGTTTTGGCGTTATCATCGCTGCAGCCGGTATGGCAGCTGCATTACCCGGAGTGGTATCTGCCTATACGTCTTTACCGGTACTGGGAGTTCCGCTGGATGGCGGTTTGCCCGGAGGTATTGATGCGCTGTATTCCATTGTACAGATGCCTGCAGGTTTACCGGTAGGTACCCTGGCAGTAGGAAAAGCCGGTGCGCGCAATGCAGCGGTTCTGGCAGCCCGTATTCTGGCCCTGGGCAATAAGGATATTGCCTCCAGGGTGGAAGCGTTCAAACAAAACGGCTACAGAATTTAG
- a CDS encoding C40 family peptidase codes for MPYAIVIVPVAPLRASASHRSEMISQLLWGACVEIIETASDGWVQVKNQYDEYTGWATVAHLETINEKLYQAPATHYFPHWVNRVTVNGRPMHIPFGCVIKSGNDTGTQWGSINISFEDKPLSLISAANIDINAMKNAAWQFLNTGYLWGGVSVFGVDCSGFTQNVFRLSGIHLWRDAYQQATQGNTVDFLQEARLGDLAFFDNEEGRITHVGILLNDHEIIHSSGKVRIDPIDNQGITNADTGVRTHQLRIIKRMIS; via the coding sequence ATGCCATACGCCATTGTTATTGTGCCAGTTGCGCCTTTGAGGGCCTCAGCTTCACACAGAAGCGAAATGATCTCCCAGCTTTTATGGGGTGCTTGTGTGGAAATAATAGAGACCGCATCAGACGGCTGGGTTCAGGTAAAAAATCAGTACGATGAATATACGGGCTGGGCTACTGTTGCCCACCTGGAAACAATCAACGAAAAACTGTACCAGGCTCCCGCCACCCATTATTTTCCGCACTGGGTAAACCGGGTTACTGTAAACGGCCGGCCAATGCACATTCCTTTCGGTTGCGTGATTAAAAGTGGTAATGATACCGGTACGCAATGGGGAAGTATCAACATAAGCTTCGAAGATAAGCCTCTTTCTCTGATTAGCGCCGCTAATATTGATATCAATGCAATGAAAAACGCCGCATGGCAATTTCTGAATACTGGTTATCTGTGGGGCGGGGTCAGCGTTTTTGGGGTCGACTGCTCCGGGTTCACTCAAAATGTATTCAGGCTTTCAGGTATCCATTTGTGGCGCGATGCTTATCAACAGGCCACGCAGGGAAATACCGTTGATTTTCTGCAGGAAGCCCGGTTGGGAGATCTTGCTTTCTTTGATAATGAAGAAGGCCGCATCACACATGTAGGTATCCTGCTGAATGATCACGAAATTATACATTCTTCCGGAAAAGTCCGCATAGATCCTATCGATAACCAGGGCATTACTAATGCAGATACAGGGGTAAGAACACACCAGCTGAGAATAATAAAAAGAATGATTAGCTAG
- a CDS encoding response regulator → MKLINTIFIVDDDPIHQQIAKIMIERQAISSHIRVFSDAQDVLDFIREHAGDKEALPDLILLDLNMPVMDGWEFLEEYASFHNQLPKSIRIFVLTSSIDEKDKERVGHYKFVTGYLTKPLSKEIIAHLS, encoded by the coding sequence ATGAAACTGATCAATACGATCTTTATTGTAGATGACGATCCGATTCATCAGCAGATTGCTAAAATCATGATCGAACGTCAGGCTATCAGCAGTCATATCCGCGTATTTTCAGATGCGCAGGATGTGCTGGATTTTATACGGGAACATGCAGGGGACAAGGAGGCATTGCCGGATCTGATCCTGTTGGACCTCAACATGCCGGTAATGGATGGTTGGGAATTCCTGGAGGAATACGCATCCTTCCATAACCAGCTGCCAAAGAGTATCCGGATATTTGTGCTGACATCTTCTATTGATGAAAAGGATAAAGAACGGGTGGGCCATTACAAATTCGTAACAGGCTATCTCACCAAACCGTTATCCAAAGAGATTATTGCGCACTTGTCTTGA
- a CDS encoding sigma-70 family RNA polymerase sigma factor produces MQQQLTNLSDKELISRARKQHDREAEGVLMDRYSHLLVAVTMPHLDNSNYDPNIVFPALLQRLNASLKTQTIYKVNEWILHIQKGYLGKPEKNTPFYPSRDGRDLLHIENTVDKAATNVIDRQDLAVRLEQALQRLNAEEKELITQFYLENKSFADLSAATGISREKLRSQLKAAKGKLAKLFMNQGYVK; encoded by the coding sequence ATGCAACAACAGTTAACCAATTTATCGGATAAGGAGTTGATATCCCGCGCCAGGAAACAGCACGATCGCGAGGCAGAAGGAGTATTGATGGACAGGTACAGTCATCTGCTGGTTGCGGTAACAATGCCCCATTTGGATAACTCTAACTATGACCCCAATATAGTATTTCCCGCCCTGTTACAACGACTGAATGCCAGCCTGAAAACACAGACCATCTATAAGGTCAACGAGTGGATACTACATATCCAGAAAGGGTATCTGGGCAAGCCCGAAAAAAATACGCCTTTCTATCCTTCCCGTGATGGAAGAGATCTGCTGCATATTGAAAATACTGTTGACAAGGCCGCTACCAACGTCATCGACCGCCAGGATCTGGCTGTCAGGCTGGAGCAGGCGCTGCAACGGTTGAATGCAGAAGAAAAGGAACTCATTACGCAATTTTATCTCGAAAATAAATCTTTTGCCGACCTTTCAGCTGCTACCGGAATTTCCAGAGAAAAACTGAGATCCCAGCTGAAAGCCGCCAAGGGGAAACTTGCCAAGCTATTTATGAATCAGGGATATGTTAAGTAG
- a CDS encoding PAS domain S-box protein, whose protein sequence is MNGVMLEQYHRHLQHLESAINAWAFSVTTDASGTLTAVNAQAAAVLQQAPDQLLGRDFNSVFCPADQQQWRQIWEKLLAGNPVREQICFLPAGTPLWLEAGLSPVTDESGAVTHCMLIGMDITSRKLDEIKRAQNELYYSQVLENLPLGLQQFAADGVSMDMNNRQRNIWGETHPFFTQPGYKWLDDPFYRINGLAGMFSDALSSGRTVKREILLNYREKKHGNITRLYPVYFEATLFPVTDKQRHHVNIFLILDDITEKKISELSLQKSERLLDNIIENLPIGYIQFDNFGFIRRINQTQRSFFNSPQLSRRQPFNVMSDELATSFELDKLFIQALEENRSIRVEKRIDFSQDQRWTTVGREVYLDLTVFPVIEPVDKEMIVVALVNDITDQKLQELEMEKSQEFLQQTGSIGKIGGWELDLDSKKVRWTSQSYHIHDTSPDEEIDIDKAMSFYTAEARESLDILMKQCIREGKPFDVQLTIVTARQQLKKIRSIGQPGYVDGRLVRMYGVVQDVTEQLEIRDALTRNTELMRLFFDTIDMGYAAMEKNGNVNFLNRKAEKMIGHPVVIGSNIFKEFPRLSGTVFYARLQECAQQQASQSFGIYFPGVDKWYDFLMTPMQDGGISVFMRDITDSRKLQKELRKANDQLSNLNKNLLNQNKQLEDFAHITSHNLRAPIANLKALMQMHNEAAAQQERDLYLGMVHEVIKKIDETLNDLVEVVQIRKDVNVEKEKLLFAERLQKVMDVLLVDIETSGIRITYDFNEEPAIEYPKVYLDSILQNFITNAIRYRSPDRPPALHLQTRRENEQILLTVQDNGVGIDMERFGSKLFGFRKTFHKNKDAKGIGLFITKTQVEAMNGSIRAESIPGEGTKFIITFRSE, encoded by the coding sequence ATGAATGGAGTTATGCTGGAACAGTACCACCGCCACTTACAGCATCTTGAATCCGCCATCAACGCCTGGGCTTTTTCTGTTACAACAGACGCTTCAGGAACCCTGACTGCTGTAAATGCGCAGGCGGCGGCTGTATTGCAGCAAGCCCCCGACCAACTCCTCGGCCGGGATTTTAACAGCGTTTTCTGCCCGGCCGATCAGCAGCAATGGCGGCAGATCTGGGAGAAGTTACTGGCCGGAAACCCGGTCAGGGAACAGATTTGTTTCCTCCCGGCTGGTACTCCTCTATGGCTGGAAGCCGGCCTCAGCCCGGTTACCGACGAATCCGGCGCTGTAACGCACTGCATGCTCATCGGCATGGATATTACCTCCCGCAAGCTGGATGAGATCAAAAGAGCCCAGAATGAGTTGTACTACAGCCAGGTGCTGGAAAACCTGCCACTAGGCCTCCAGCAGTTTGCTGCCGACGGCGTTAGCATGGATATGAACAACCGCCAGCGCAATATCTGGGGCGAAACACATCCCTTTTTTACTCAACCCGGGTACAAATGGCTGGACGACCCTTTCTACCGCATCAATGGCCTCGCCGGAATGTTCTCCGATGCCCTCAGCTCCGGCAGAACCGTAAAACGGGAAATCCTGCTCAACTATCGCGAAAAGAAACACGGCAATATCACCCGGCTGTATCCGGTCTATTTCGAAGCTACGCTCTTCCCGGTCACCGACAAGCAACGCCATCATGTAAACATCTTCCTGATCCTCGACGATATTACCGAGAAAAAAATTTCAGAACTCAGCCTGCAGAAAAGCGAACGGCTGCTCGACAATATCATCGAAAATTTGCCCATCGGCTATATCCAATTCGATAATTTCGGATTCATCCGCCGCATTAATCAGACCCAACGGTCGTTTTTTAATTCACCACAGTTGAGCCGCCGCCAGCCCTTCAATGTCATGAGCGATGAACTGGCTACTTCGTTTGAGCTCGACAAACTCTTTATTCAGGCGCTCGAAGAAAACCGGTCTATCAGGGTGGAGAAACGGATCGATTTTTCGCAGGATCAGCGCTGGACTACCGTCGGACGCGAAGTATACCTCGATCTGACTGTTTTCCCGGTCATAGAGCCGGTGGATAAGGAAATGATTGTGGTGGCCCTCGTGAATGATATCACCGACCAGAAATTACAGGAACTGGAGATGGAGAAAAGCCAGGAATTCCTCCAGCAAACCGGCAGCATTGGCAAAATAGGGGGCTGGGAACTGGATCTCGACAGTAAAAAGGTACGATGGACCAGCCAGTCGTACCACATTCATGATACCTCACCTGATGAAGAAATAGACATCGATAAGGCGATGTCGTTCTACACCGCCGAAGCCAGGGAAAGCCTGGATATACTGATGAAGCAGTGCATAAGGGAAGGCAAGCCCTTTGATGTGCAGCTGACTATCGTTACAGCCAGGCAGCAGCTGAAGAAAATACGTTCCATCGGCCAACCGGGCTACGTAGATGGCCGCCTCGTCAGGATGTACGGCGTGGTACAGGACGTCACCGAACAGCTGGAGATCCGCGATGCATTGACCCGGAATACAGAACTGATGCGCCTTTTCTTCGATACTATCGATATGGGCTATGCGGCTATGGAAAAGAACGGAAACGTTAATTTCCTGAACCGTAAAGCGGAAAAAATGATAGGCCACCCCGTTGTGATAGGCAGCAACATTTTCAAAGAATTCCCCAGGCTCAGCGGTACAGTGTTCTATGCAAGGCTGCAGGAATGTGCACAGCAACAGGCGTCCCAGTCGTTCGGTATCTACTTCCCCGGCGTAGACAAATGGTACGATTTCCTGATGACGCCCATGCAGGACGGCGGTATTTCCGTATTCATGCGGGATATCACCGACAGCCGCAAGCTGCAGAAAGAGCTTAGAAAAGCCAACGACCAGCTGTCGAACCTGAATAAGAACCTCCTGAATCAGAACAAGCAGCTGGAAGACTTTGCCCATATCACCTCCCATAATCTCCGGGCGCCGATTGCCAACCTCAAAGCCCTGATGCAGATGCACAATGAGGCCGCCGCCCAGCAGGAACGCGACCTGTATCTGGGGATGGTACATGAGGTGATCAAAAAGATCGATGAAACCCTGAACGACCTCGTGGAGGTAGTGCAGATAAGAAAAGATGTGAATGTTGAGAAGGAAAAGTTGTTATTTGCAGAAAGATTACAGAAAGTAATGGATGTTTTACTGGTAGATATCGAAACCAGCGGCATCCGGATTACGTATGATTTTAATGAGGAACCGGCGATAGAGTATCCTAAGGTATATCTGGACAGTATATTACAGAACTTTATTACCAATGCCATCCGCTATCGTTCCCCGGATCGCCCGCCTGCGTTGCATTTACAGACGAGGAGAGAGAACGAACAGATATTGCTGACCGTACAGGACAACGGGGTAGGGATAGACATGGAGCGATTTGGCAGTAAATTATTCGGGTTCCGTAAAACGTTTCACAAAAACAAAGATGCCAAGGGAATCGGTCTTTTTATTACCAAAACCCAGGTGGAAGCAATGAACGGAAGCATAAGAGCTGAAAGCATTCCCGGAGAGGGAACGAAATTTATTATTACATTTAGATCCGAATAA
- the rpe gene encoding ribulose-phosphate 3-epimerase: MENHPVLVAPSLLAANFLELGKEVDMVNRSEADWFHLDVMDGRFVPNISYGLPVISQIKQRAKKPCDVHLMIEEPEKYAAEFKKAGADILTVHLEACIHLHRNIQQIKGLGMKAGVALNPHTPVGMLENVIRDIDVVLVMSVNPGFGGQTFIEQTYHKIGQLRKLISENNAHALIEVDGGIGTENAGQLIHAGANVLVAGSAIFSSPDPEKTIRALKTSAQ, translated from the coding sequence TTGGAAAATCATCCTGTTTTAGTGGCGCCATCATTACTGGCAGCAAATTTCCTGGAGCTGGGAAAAGAAGTGGACATGGTTAACCGCAGTGAGGCTGACTGGTTTCATCTGGATGTAATGGATGGAAGATTTGTGCCTAACATCAGCTATGGCCTGCCCGTCATCTCCCAAATAAAACAGCGGGCAAAAAAACCATGTGATGTGCATCTGATGATAGAAGAACCGGAAAAATATGCGGCGGAATTCAAAAAAGCAGGTGCGGATATTCTCACAGTACACCTGGAAGCATGTATCCATCTGCACCGGAACATACAACAGATCAAGGGGCTGGGTATGAAGGCAGGAGTAGCGCTTAATCCGCATACGCCGGTGGGAATGCTGGAAAATGTTATCCGGGATATAGACGTGGTGCTGGTGATGAGTGTTAACCCGGGTTTTGGCGGGCAGACATTCATCGAACAAACCTATCATAAAATCGGACAATTACGGAAGCTGATCTCAGAAAATAATGCACATGCACTGATAGAAGTTGACGGCGGTATAGGAACAGAAAATGCCGGGCAGTTAATTCATGCAGGAGCAAATGTACTGGTAGCCGGCAGCGCTATTTTTTCTTCCCCAGATCCGGAGAAAACTATCCGTGCACTCAAGACAAGTGCGCAATAA
- a CDS encoding tetratricopeptide repeat protein — translation MKHLPILLLMAGVVACQHTGAPKETNTLSHADSVLQSDIIRPVTDSIQQFPDHHELYYRRALLLFNTDPALAQADFEKAARLMPANTDYWAGAGEAALVINNYKGAATFFRQALTTAPGYTYLQYKLGTALIENRQSESADSIANVLVQTKDGRDKAFYLKARMAEDKQDTSAAIGYLSEAVKTAGAQPEFEALMELGDLLRARKAPEAARYYIQAWQQDSTNAHPLFEAGQFREEQGKEAEALNIYHRCIVADPGFEPAYLAMGSIYAKQKDWKAAYNYYHLAVKSAPTDGWAYYYRAQALEQQGNKTQAAEDYTKALSFKKDFKEAAAALKRLNP, via the coding sequence ATGAAGCACTTACCTATCCTCCTGTTAATGGCGGGCGTCGTGGCATGTCAGCACACCGGCGCCCCGAAGGAAACGAATACGCTCAGTCATGCCGACTCCGTTCTGCAAAGCGATATCATCCGCCCGGTAACAGATTCTATCCAACAGTTTCCGGACCATCACGAACTATATTACCGCCGGGCCCTGTTATTATTCAATACAGATCCGGCACTGGCGCAGGCCGACTTTGAAAAGGCCGCCAGGCTGATGCCGGCCAATACAGATTATTGGGCAGGCGCCGGCGAAGCAGCCCTCGTTATCAATAACTATAAAGGCGCTGCTACCTTTTTCCGCCAGGCACTGACTACCGCTCCCGGCTATACGTACCTGCAATACAAACTGGGAACAGCGTTGATCGAAAACAGGCAAAGCGAAAGTGCGGACAGCATTGCTAACGTGCTGGTACAAACGAAAGACGGCCGCGACAAAGCTTTTTATCTGAAAGCCCGCATGGCGGAAGACAAGCAGGATACCAGCGCCGCCATCGGCTATCTTAGCGAAGCCGTTAAAACGGCGGGGGCACAGCCTGAGTTTGAAGCACTCATGGAACTGGGCGATCTGCTCAGGGCCCGGAAAGCGCCTGAAGCAGCAAGGTATTATATACAGGCCTGGCAGCAGGACAGCACCAATGCCCATCCATTGTTTGAAGCAGGTCAGTTCCGCGAAGAGCAGGGTAAGGAAGCCGAAGCGCTGAACATTTATCACCGGTGCATAGTTGCAGATCCGGGGTTTGAGCCGGCCTATCTGGCGATGGGCAGTATTTACGCCAAACAAAAAGACTGGAAAGCAGCCTATAACTACTATCATCTTGCCGTGAAATCTGCTCCTACAGATGGTTGGGCCTATTACTACCGGGCGCAGGCCCTGGAGCAACAAGGAAATAAAACACAGGCAGCAGAAGATTATACAAAGGCGCTTTCTTTCAAAAAAGATTTCAAAGAAGCGGCAGCAGCCTTGAAAAGACTCAATCCTTAA